A window from Gossypium raimondii isolate GPD5lz chromosome 7, ASM2569854v1, whole genome shotgun sequence encodes these proteins:
- the LOC105785237 gene encoding leucine-rich repeat receptor-like protein kinase TDR, giving the protein MILHFLLLFLTFFFYLLIPSSPLVLSASAPPPLPLPLPLPLLSLLSLKSSLNDPFSTFKDWDPSPAFSNPGSHDHPVWCSWSGVKCNPITAQVTSLDLSFRNLSGIIPPELRFLTSLVDLNLSRNYFDGPLQPAIFELTQLRTLDISHNSFNATFPPGVSKLKFLKFFNGFSNDFIGPLPLEFIHLQFLEQLNLGGSYFEGVIPVGYGNFKRLKFLDLAGNALEGTLPPQLGFLTQVEHIEIGYNGFTGKIPVELALLSNLKYLDISNCSLSGLLPEELGNLTKLEDLYFFKNNFVGEIPMSYTKLKALKVLDLSNNLLSGTIPEELASLTELTWLSLIGNNFSGTIPQSIGELPNLNTLLLWDNNFSGILPQKLGSNGKLLTLDVSSNSLTGPLPPNLCHGNKLFKLILFNNMFTNELPRSLVNCTSLSRFRIQNNLLNGTIPYGFGLLRNLTFVDASKNKFTGEIPGDLGYAPMLQYLNISENDFNNELPSNIWSAPSLQIFSASSSKLTGEIPDFVDCNNVYNIELQGNFLNGSIPGDIDRCQKLLSLNLSSNLLTGIIPRELSMLPSINAVDLSHNLLTGTIPSTFENCSTLENFDVSYNLLSGPIPSSGPTFPNLHPSSFSGNDGLCGRIVAKPCPEALATGDMEAGNNNQQHPPRKAAGAIVWIVAAAFGIGLFVLVAGTRCFHASYGRRFNDDREIGPWKLTAFQRLNFTSDDVLECLSMTDKIIGMGSTGTVYKAEMPSGETIAVKKLWGKHKEAVRRRRGVLAEVEVLGNVRHRNIVRLLGCCSNRECTMLLYEYMPNGNLDDLLHGKNKGDNLVADWVTRYKIALGVAQGICYLHHDCDPVIVHRDLKPSNILLDGEMEARVADFGVAKLIQSDESMSVIAGSYGYIAPEYAYTLQVDERSDIYSFGVVLMEIISGKRSVESEFGDGHSIVDWVRSKIKNKDRIVEVLDKNVGATCASVREEMMQMLRIALLCTSCNPAERPSMRDVVLMLQEAKPKRKLPAEGGGGGVNGSNVVVVGIDDSIAQKAKLEC; this is encoded by the exons ATGatccttcattttcttctcctcttcctCACATTCTTCTTCTATCTACTAATTCCATCTTCTCCTTTAGTCCTCTCTGCTTCTGCACCACCTCCTCTgcctctccctctccctctccctctcctctCCCTTCTCTCCTTGAAATCCTCCCTTAATGACCCTTTCTCCACTTTCAAAGATTGGGACCCTTCCCCTGCCTTTTCCAACCCTGGTTCCCATGATCACCCGGTTTGGTGTTCATGGTCAGGTGTCAAATGCAACCCCATTACTGCTCAAGTCACGTCTCTTGATCTCTCTTTTCGCAACCTCTCTGGGATTATCCCACCCGAGCTCAGGTTTTTGACTAGCTTGGTAGACCTAAATTTGAGCAGAAATTATTTCGATGGGCCGCTACAACCTGCCATTTTTGAGCTCACTCAACTGAGAACTCTTGACATAAGCCACAACTCCTTCAATGCAACATTCCCACCTGGGGTTTCCAAGCttaagtttttgaaattttttaatggaTTCAGCAACGATTTCATTGGCCCATTGCCGCTCGAGTTCATACACTTACAGTTCTTGGAACAGCTCAATCTTGGGGGAAGCTACTTTGAAGGGGTGATACCAGTTGGCTATGGAAACTTCAAAAGATTAAAGTTCCTTGACTTGGCAGGAAATGCATTGGAAGGTACTTTACCACCACAACTAGGATTCTTGACCCAGGTTGAACACATAGAGATTGGCTACAATGGGTTTACAGGCAAAATACCAGTGGAACTTGCACTGCTATCAAATCTCAAGTACTTGGACATCTCGAATTGTTCACTTTCAGGTCTACTTCCTGAAGAACTTGGCAATTTAACCAAGTTAgaagatttatattttttcaaaaacaactTTGTAGGTGAAATCCCAATGAGTTACACAAAGTTGAAAGCTTTGAAGGTTCTTGATTTATCTAATAACTTACTCAGTGGTACAATCCCAGAAGAGTTAGCTTCTTTAACTGAGCTAACATGGTTGAGCTTAATTGGCAACAACTTTTCTGGTACTATCCCGCAAAGCATCGGTGAGTTGCCAAATCTCAACACTTTACTTCTCTGGGACAACAATTTCAGCGGCATTCTCCCACAGAAACTGGGTTCAAATGGGAAGCTACTGACTCTCGATGTATCATCAAATTCTCTAACTGGGCCACTCCCTCCAAATCTTTGCCATGGAAATAAGCTTTTCAAACTCATCCTTTTCAACAACATGTTCACAAATGAGCTGCCAAGAAGCCTAGTGAACTGCACATCGCTTTCCAGATTCCGAATCCAAAACAACCTCCTCAATGGTACCATACCATACGGCTTCGGGCTCTTAAGGAACTTAACATTTGTGGATGCGAGTAAGAACAAGTTTACAGGCGAGATTCCTGGGGATCTTGGCTATGCACCAATGTTGCAGTACCTTAACATCTCGGAGAACGATTTCAACAACGAACTGCCAAGCAACATATGGAGTGCACCGAGCTTGCAAATTTTTTCAGCAAGTTCATCTAAGCTCACAGGCGAAATACCAGATTTTGTTGACTGTAATAACGTGTACAATATCGAACTCCAAGGTAATTTTCTAAACGGAAGCATCCCTGGGGACATTGATCGTTGTCAAAAGCTCTTGTCTTTGAATTTAAGCAGCAATTTGCTTACGGGTATAATCCCAAGGGAACTATCGATGCTTCCTTCGATAAATGCGGTTGATCTTTCACATAATTTGCTCACCGGAACTATCCCTTCAACCTTCGAAAACTGTAGCACTTtggaaaatttcgacgtttctTACAATTTGCTATCTGGTCCAATCCCATCGTCCGGTCCAACATTTCCCAATTTACACCCTTCCTCATTTTCCGGTAACGACGGACTTTGCGGCAGAATTGTAGCGAAACCGTGCCCGGAGGCGTTGGCTACAGGTGATATGGAAGCTGGTAATAACAACCAACAACATCCGCCTAGGAAAGCAGCGGGAGCTATAGTTTGGATTGTGGCAGCTGCTTTTGGTATCGGCTTGTTCGTTCTCGTGGCTGGGACCCGTTGTTTCCACGCCAGTTACGGCCGTAGATTCAACGATGACCGTGAGATCGGACCGTGGAAACTAACCGCCTTCCAGCGGCTGAATTTCACGTCGGACGATGTGCTGGAGTGCTTGTCGATGACCGATAAGATCATAGGGATGGGGTCTACGGGAACGGTATACAAAGCCGAGATGCCGAGCGGCGAGACCATAGCGGTGAAGAAGCTGTGGGGTAAGCATAAAGAGGCGGTGAGACGACGGAGAGGGGTATTGGCGGAGGTGGAGGTGTTGGGAAACGTCCGGCACCGTAACATAGTGAGATTATTAGGGTGTTGCAGCAACAGGGAGTGCACCATGTTGCTGTACGAGTACATGCCCAACGGGAACCTCGATGACCTATTGCATGGCAAAAACAAAGGGGACAATTTGGTGGCTGATTGGGTGACTAGGTACAAAATCGCTCTCGGGGTGGCTCAAGGCATTTGCTATCTCCACCACGACTGCGATCCGGTGATCGTCCACCGTGATCTGAAGCCGAGTAATATTTTATTGGACGGTGAGATGGAGGCTAGAGTGGCGGATTTTGGGGTGGCTAAGTTGATCCAAAGCGATGAGTCCATGTCGGTCATTGCTGGCTCCTATGGCTACATTGCGCCAG AATATGCTTATACTCTACAAGTTGACGAAAGGAGTGATATATATAGTTTTGGGGTAGTGTTGATGGAGATTATAAGTGGGAAAAGATCGGTGGAGTCGGAATTTGGTGATGGGCACAGCATCGTGGATTGGGTTAGGTCTAAAATCAAGAATAAAGACAGGATTGTTgaggttttggataaaaatgTTGGGGCAACATGTGCATCCGTGAGGGAAGAAATGATGCAAATGCTTAGGATTGCGTTGTTATGCACCAGCTGCAACCCGGCGGAGCGGCCGTCGATGAGGGACGTCGTGTTGATGCTACAAGAAGCTAAGCCCAAGCGGAAACTACCTGCGGAGGGTGGCGGTGGTGGTGTCAATGGGAGCAATGTGGTTGTTGTTGGCATTGATGATTCTATAGCACAAAAGGCTAAACTagaatgttaa